The Rubidibacter lacunae KORDI 51-2 DNA segment TTTGAGTCCGTCGCCCCGGCTGGCACCCAAAGCATCTAAAATCGCGTGCCCGGCCGTGCGCACCTCCCCTTGGCTTGACGAATGAATTTCAAGCAGCCCGTATAGGCGCTCGACCACCTGCACGCCCGGCCGCACGGATGTTGATTTCAGCGCCACATCTGTAATGCGGTTGATTTCGATGCCGGGCGAGATTTCAACCCATAGCGATGCGTCGCCCGGAAGTGGGAGGAAGCCGATGGACACCGTGCCCATGTAGGCAGCATGCTGCGGTTGCAAATTATCGAGATAGACGTAGCTGCGAAGGTCGATCCCCAAAGCCCGATGCTCTCCACGACGAACCGGGTAGTCGCGCGACTGCCCCTGCTAACCTTAACCCGGCTCGACCGGCTTTGAGCCGATCGATTCTGAACAGCGAGACCAGCTGGCAGATCCGATTCACAGATCCGTCTCGCAGATTCGACTCTACCGATTGCCGAATCCTAGCGCGCGGCGGCAGCCTTGCCGCCTGGCGTCCAAGCGACGCGATCGCTCTCGCCCCAGAAGCCTTCGTACTTAGTGACGCGCACGTCGCCGAGAACCTTGGTTTGACAGGTAAGGCGCAAGCCGCGCTCGCGATTGTGTGGCGGCATTCCCAAACGCGCTTGTTCGCGCCATGCAGATTCCGAAACGTCGCCTTCGACCCATGCCGCACAGGTGCCGCAGGTGCCGAAACCGTGACAGTTAATTTGCTGCGCCGGTCCGTTATAGATGTCGATGTTATTCTCGAGCAAAACCTGACGCAGGTTTGCCCCGCGATCGCAAGCTACGACCTTCCCTTGAGCTGTTACCGTAGGCATTAGCAATCCGCTCCGCACGATACATTTCTTAACAAGAATTTAAAATCCGGTACGGCATCCGTCCTCACTCTATGGCTGCAGATTCTTCTCCTCGCGTCTGGCTGTACGACACGACACTGCGCGATGGCGCACAGCGTGAAGGTATTGCGTTTTCAATAGAAGACAAGATCGAAATCGCCCACAAGCTGGACGCGCTAGGGATTCCGTTTATCGAGGGCGGCTGGCCGGGGGCGAATCCGAAAGACGTGCAGTTTTTTTGGCAGCTCCGAGAAGAGCCCCTACAACAAGCCGAGATCGTGGCATTTTGCTCTACGCGCCGCCCGCACAAAGTTGCGGCAGACGATCCAATGTTGCAGGCAATCCTCGCTGCTGGAACCCGCTGGGTAACTCTTTTCGGGAAAACCTGGGATTTGCACGTCACTGAAGGACTGAAGACGACGCTCGATGAAAATCTGGCGATGATCCGCGACTCGATTCAGTATTTGCGGAGCCAAGGTCGCCACGTACTTTACGATGCCGAGCACGGTTTCGACGGCTACAAAGCCAATCCTGAATACGCATTGCAAACTTTGCGAGCGGCACAGGATGCCGGCGCAGATTGGTTGGTCTTGTGCGACACCAACGGCGGTACACTCCCCCAAGACATTGCCCGCATCGTCCGCGAGATCGTGGCGGAGTTGGGCCGCGATCTCACCGCGCAGATCGGCATCCACGCCCACAATGACTCGGGAAC contains these protein-coding regions:
- a CDS encoding 2Fe-2S iron-sulfur cluster-binding protein, producing MPTVTAQGKVVACDRGANLRQVLLENNIDIYNGPAQQINCHGFGTCGTCAAWVEGDVSESAWREQARLGMPPHNRERGLRLTCQTKVLGDVRVTKYEGFWGESDRVAWTPGGKAAAAR